A region from the Pseudomonas promysalinigenes genome encodes:
- the hppD gene encoding 4-hydroxyphenylpyruvate dioxygenase: protein MADIFDNPMGLMGFEFIELASPTPGVLEPVFQTLGFTKVATHRSKDVHLYRQGGINLILNNEPKSIASYFAAEHGPSVCGMAFRVRNAHEAYARALELGAQPVEIETGPMELRLPAIKGIGGAPLYLIDRFEEGSSIYDIDFNFIEGVDRNPVGAGLKIIDHLTHNVYRGRMAYWAGFYEKLFNFREIRYFDIKGEYTGLTSKAMTAPDGMIRIPLNEESSKGAGQIEEFLMQFNGEGIQHVAFLTDDLLKTWDALKGLGMRFMTAPPQTYYEMLEERLPGHGEPVGQLQARGILLDGASESGDKRLLLQIFSETLLGPVFFEFIQRKGDDGFGEGNFKALFESIERDQVRRGVLSAD, encoded by the coding sequence ATGGCTGATATCTTTGACAATCCAATGGGCCTGATGGGCTTCGAATTCATTGAGCTCGCCTCGCCGACGCCAGGGGTGCTGGAGCCGGTATTCCAGACACTGGGCTTCACCAAGGTGGCCACTCACCGTTCCAAGGATGTGCACCTGTATCGCCAGGGCGGTATCAACCTTATTTTGAACAACGAACCCAAGAGCATTGCCTCGTATTTCGCGGCCGAGCATGGGCCGTCCGTGTGCGGCATGGCGTTCCGCGTGCGCAACGCGCATGAAGCCTATGCCCGGGCTCTGGAGCTGGGGGCTCAGCCGGTCGAGATAGAAACTGGCCCGATGGAGTTGCGCCTGCCCGCTATCAAAGGCATTGGTGGTGCTCCGCTCTACTTGATCGACCGTTTCGAAGAAGGCAGTTCGATCTATGACATCGACTTCAATTTCATCGAGGGTGTCGATCGCAACCCGGTTGGCGCGGGCCTGAAGATCATCGACCACCTGACCCACAACGTTTACCGCGGGCGCATGGCTTATTGGGCCGGGTTCTACGAAAAGCTGTTCAACTTCCGTGAAATCCGTTACTTCGACATCAAAGGCGAATATACCGGCCTCACGTCCAAGGCCATGACCGCACCTGACGGCATGATCCGCATTCCGCTCAACGAAGAGTCGTCCAAGGGGGCGGGGCAGATCGAAGAGTTCCTCATGCAGTTCAACGGTGAAGGCATCCAGCATGTGGCCTTCTTGACCGATGACCTGCTCAAGACCTGGGATGCCCTCAAGGGCCTTGGTATGCGCTTCATGACCGCGCCGCCGCAAACCTACTACGAAATGCTCGAAGAACGCCTGCCTGGCCACGGCGAGCCAGTGGGCCAACTGCAAGCGCGCGGTATCCTGCTCGATGGCGCTTCCGAGTCAGGCGACAAACGCCTTCTGCTGCAGATTTTCTCGGAAACGCTACTTGGCCCGGTTTTCTTCGAGTTCATCCAGCGTAAAGGGGATGACGGGTTCGGTGAGGGCAATTTCAAGGCATTGTTCGAGTCCATCGAGCGCGATCAAGTGCGCCGTGG
- a CDS encoding EAL domain-containing protein, whose amino-acid sequence MPLTSKRPARCSWRSLLPWAVGVLPLACGLAVMNWQIERELRASSQATTQQVVEHVDHILDNLANAAQALLPLAGSPCSEVELALRTQVTRNAFVRSTNLFRQNNLYCTSLFGDYHEPVHASDYTDGQLWLMNGNSVTPGHPLLVYRAIDGDRGAITTLDGDHLLSALRLIGSQEALQIRVGNAWMGKDGVVHSGVPPVAATADVTLGSARYPFSVHGGYGADKPAQMLRSQYPALLSLLLILGVAAGSVCHWQLRRASSPRAELQRALQADEFLPYFQPVVRRGDYRWAGAEVLMRWNHPREGLVRPDLFIPYAEHSGQIVEMTRALMLHTAQNLAPYAALLEDGFHIGINITADHCRDLSLLDDCRTFLEHFPEGRIRLTLELTERKLLEATPVALELFAKLHEMGVMIALDDFGTGQSSLNYLRQFKVDYLKIDQSFVAMIGGDALSQHILDSIIELCAKLSLGIVAEGVETEVQRDYLARSGVDFQQGYLFARPMPAADFLRALAARPGGPRLPQDAPPEIMPG is encoded by the coding sequence ATGCCTCTCACCTCCAAACGCCCCGCTCGGTGCAGTTGGCGCTCTCTGCTGCCGTGGGCGGTCGGCGTGCTGCCGCTGGCCTGCGGCCTGGCGGTGATGAACTGGCAAATCGAGCGCGAATTGCGTGCCAGCAGCCAGGCGACTACACAGCAGGTGGTCGAGCATGTCGATCACATTCTAGACAACCTGGCCAACGCCGCGCAGGCGCTGCTGCCGCTGGCAGGAAGCCCGTGCAGCGAGGTGGAGCTGGCGCTGCGCACTCAGGTCACGCGCAATGCTTTTGTCAGGTCAACCAACCTGTTTCGCCAGAACAACCTGTATTGCACCTCACTGTTTGGCGATTACCACGAGCCCGTTCACGCGAGTGATTACACTGACGGGCAGCTCTGGCTGATGAATGGCAACTCGGTAACGCCTGGCCACCCCCTGCTGGTGTATCGCGCCATCGATGGCGATCGCGGGGCGATCACCACGCTGGACGGCGACCATCTGCTCTCGGCTTTGCGTTTGATCGGCTCGCAGGAGGCACTACAGATCCGTGTCGGCAACGCCTGGATGGGCAAGGACGGCGTGGTGCATAGCGGCGTTCCACCGGTTGCCGCCACCGCCGATGTAACCCTAGGCTCGGCTCGCTACCCTTTCAGCGTGCACGGTGGCTACGGGGCCGACAAACCTGCCCAGATGCTGCGCAGTCAATACCCTGCCCTGCTCAGCCTGTTGTTGATACTCGGGGTGGCCGCCGGCAGTGTCTGCCACTGGCAACTGCGCCGCGCCAGCTCCCCCCGTGCGGAACTGCAGCGGGCGTTGCAAGCCGATGAGTTCTTGCCCTATTTCCAACCGGTTGTGCGCAGAGGGGACTACCGCTGGGCGGGGGCCGAAGTGCTGATGCGCTGGAACCATCCCCGCGAAGGCCTGGTCCGCCCGGACCTGTTCATCCCCTACGCCGAACACAGCGGCCAGATCGTCGAGATGACCCGGGCGCTGATGCTGCACACTGCGCAGAACCTCGCCCCTTACGCAGCGTTGTTGGAAGACGGCTTTCATATCGGCATCAATATCACAGCCGATCACTGTCGAGACTTGAGCCTGCTCGACGACTGCCGAACCTTCCTTGAGCATTTTCCCGAAGGACGGATACGGCTGACACTGGAGCTGACCGAGCGCAAACTGCTCGAGGCCACGCCGGTCGCATTGGAATTGTTCGCCAAACTGCATGAGATGGGGGTGATGATCGCCCTCGATGATTTTGGCACCGGCCAATCAAGCCTCAACTACCTGCGCCAGTTCAAGGTCGATTACCTGAAGATCGACCAGAGCTTCGTGGCCATGATCGGGGGCGATGCGTTGTCGCAACATATCCTGGACAGCATCATCGAGCTTTGCGCCAAATTGAGCTTGGGCATCGTTGCCGAAGGGGTGGAAACCGAGGTTCAGCGGGACTACCTGGCGCGCAGCGGCGTGGACTTCCAGCAGGGTTACCTGTTCGCTCGGCCAATGCCAGCAGCCGATTTTCTTCGGGCACTCGCGGCGCGACCGGGCGGCCCAAGGTTGCCGCAGGACGCGCCCCCTGAGATCATGCCCGGCTGA
- a CDS encoding LysE family translocator, with the protein MTLSISMAAFALAASISPGPVNIVALGSGARHGLRASLRHVTGATLGFCLLLLLVGLGLHELLLRWPLLGQALHLGGVGFLLYMAWKLASDDGQLGSPDQHDAPTAWQGAAMQWLNPKAWLAAVAGVGAYTGGEHQLLWLFTWIYGPICFVSVACWAWAGSVIGQYLRQPRYLQLFNRGLAVLLVGSAVYLLV; encoded by the coding sequence ATGACCCTGTCCATTTCAATGGCCGCATTCGCCCTTGCAGCATCGATCTCGCCCGGGCCGGTCAACATCGTCGCGCTCGGCAGCGGTGCCCGCCATGGGCTGCGCGCCAGCCTCAGGCATGTGACCGGCGCAACACTGGGCTTTTGCCTGTTGTTGCTGCTGGTTGGCCTCGGATTGCACGAACTGCTGTTGCGCTGGCCGCTACTAGGCCAGGCGCTGCACCTGGGGGGCGTGGGGTTCTTGCTTTACATGGCATGGAAGTTGGCCAGCGACGATGGGCAACTGGGCAGCCCCGATCAGCACGACGCCCCAACGGCCTGGCAGGGTGCGGCGATGCAATGGCTCAACCCCAAAGCCTGGCTGGCGGCAGTCGCGGGAGTGGGCGCCTACACCGGCGGCGAACATCAATTGTTGTGGCTGTTCACCTGGATCTATGGGCCGATCTGTTTCGTCTCGGTAGCCTGCTGGGCCTGGGCAGGGAGTGTGATCGGCCAGTACCTGCGCCAACCCCGTTACCTGCAATTATTCAATCGCGGCCTGGCAGTGCTATTGGTGGGCAGCGCTGTGTACCTGCTGGTTTGA
- a CDS encoding helix-turn-helix transcriptional regulator — MIEVSRFWRDPALPFVEARRVGDGCKVCYAPHSHESFSIGVITGGRSTYHSGASQIEVQAGTTVLMNPGVVHSCNPIAGQPWSYLMLFVDMPWLQQHGFVLPAQTFSTSARLYSRLLQLFADLFDAQTTDRQARLAIFFKELPTYLHSPVQTLRADHPQLDAAAAFMRAHRSDPLTLADVCAACGLSRSYLIRAFEQRFGLTPHGYLLDLRIQQARAQLRQGRAIAEVAVEAGFADQSHLQRAFKRHLAATPGHYRDAPPLPAPVASLSCEEASTGSFKPAGTQRCPPIALPGRD; from the coding sequence ATGATCGAGGTTTCACGGTTCTGGCGCGATCCTGCATTGCCCTTCGTCGAAGCCAGGCGCGTGGGGGATGGGTGCAAGGTCTGCTATGCGCCCCATTCCCATGAAAGCTTCTCCATCGGTGTGATCACTGGAGGGCGCAGCACTTATCACAGCGGTGCGAGCCAGATAGAGGTTCAGGCAGGTACCACCGTGCTGATGAACCCTGGCGTAGTGCACAGCTGCAACCCGATCGCCGGGCAGCCTTGGTCTTACCTGATGCTATTCGTCGACATGCCGTGGTTGCAGCAGCATGGGTTTGTTCTGCCTGCGCAAACCTTCAGCACATCAGCGCGCCTTTACAGCCGGCTGCTGCAGCTGTTCGCCGATCTGTTCGATGCCCAAACTACCGACCGCCAAGCTCGGCTAGCCATTTTTTTCAAGGAGCTGCCCACTTACCTGCACAGCCCGGTGCAAACGCTGCGCGCCGACCACCCACAACTGGATGCGGCGGCGGCTTTCATGCGCGCCCACCGCAGTGACCCTTTGACCCTGGCGGACGTATGCGCTGCTTGCGGCCTGTCGCGGTCTTACCTGATCCGTGCATTCGAGCAGCGCTTTGGCCTGACACCTCATGGCTACCTGCTTGACCTGCGGATACAGCAGGCACGTGCGCAGTTGCGCCAGGGCCGAGCGATCGCCGAGGTGGCGGTGGAGGCTGGGTTTGCCGATCAGTCGCATTTGCAGCGTGCTTTCAAGCGACATCTGGCGGCTACGCCTGGGCATTACCGCGATGCGCCGCCTCTACCCGCACCAGTGGCTTCTCTGAGTTGCGAAGAGGCCAGCACTGGCAGCTTCAAACCAGCAGGTACACAGCGCTGCCCACCAATAGCACTGCCAGGCCGCGATTGA
- the rarD gene encoding EamA family transporter RarD, translated as MSKGIISSVMASCLFAVMYFYSSLLSPLDGEEIFGWRTLLTLPCLTLFMLASKDWKRVGELLARVRQTPALLLGMVGTSWLMGVQLWLFLWAPLHGRSLEVSMGYFLLPLAMVLTGRLVYGERLSRLQAVAVCCAAVGVGHELYQHGSFAWETLVVMIGYPIYFVLRRRCRTDHLGGLWCDMCLLLPWALYFVTQGALSATDMQQHPGLYGLIPLLGAISACALIAYVLASRLLPFSLFGLLSYVEPVLLVGVALLLGETIGPDQWLTYLPIWAAVLVLVLEGFKHLLRQRRRSV; from the coding sequence GTGTCAAAAGGCATTATTTCATCGGTCATGGCGTCCTGTCTGTTCGCCGTGATGTATTTCTATTCCTCCCTGCTTTCGCCGCTCGATGGCGAGGAGATCTTTGGCTGGCGTACATTGCTGACCTTACCTTGCCTGACGCTGTTCATGCTGGCCAGCAAAGACTGGAAGCGCGTCGGCGAGCTGCTCGCTCGGGTTCGGCAGACGCCGGCGCTGCTGCTGGGTATGGTGGGTACTTCCTGGCTGATGGGTGTGCAGTTGTGGCTATTTCTTTGGGCTCCCCTGCACGGGCGCAGCCTGGAGGTGTCGATGGGGTACTTCCTGCTGCCGCTGGCGATGGTGCTCACCGGGCGGCTGGTCTATGGCGAGCGGCTGTCACGCCTGCAGGCTGTGGCGGTTTGTTGCGCAGCTGTGGGGGTGGGGCACGAGCTTTACCAGCATGGCAGCTTCGCCTGGGAAACCCTGGTGGTGATGATCGGCTACCCGATCTACTTCGTGCTGAGGCGACGCTGTCGCACCGATCACCTAGGCGGCCTGTGGTGCGACATGTGCCTATTGCTGCCCTGGGCGTTGTACTTCGTCACCCAAGGTGCACTGTCGGCGACAGACATGCAGCAACACCCTGGCCTCTATGGCTTGATCCCGCTGCTGGGGGCGATCAGCGCCTGCGCACTGATCGCGTATGTGCTGGCAAGCCGCCTGTTGCCCTTTAGCCTGTTCGGCCTGCTGAGCTATGTCGAACCCGTCTTGCTGGTCGGCGTCGCCCTGCTGCTCGGGGAGACGATCGGCCCGGATCAGTGGCTGACTTACCTACCGATCTGGGCCGCTGTACTGGTGCTGGTGCTTGAAGGCTTCAAGCACCTGCTGCGTCAGCGTCGGCGCTCTGTGTGA
- a CDS encoding TerC family protein: protein MEWLADPTAWLGLLTLIVLELVLGIDNLVFIAILADKLPPHQRDRARVIGLSLALIMRLGLLASISWMVTLTAPLFEVMGKSFSGRDLIMLFGGVFLLFKATMELHERLEGHVTQASGVLRHAAFWPIVAQIVVLDAVFSLDAVITAVGMVEHLSVMMIAVIFSIGIMIVASKPLTRFVNAHPTVIMLCLGFLMMIGFSLTAEGLGFHIPKGYLYAAIGFSILIELFNQLARARRKRSLQQHRPLRERTAHAVLRLLGGRRVEADEVGEEIADLVEGGGEQVLFDRRERVMISGVLNLAERPIRTVMTPRAQVDVIDLAQPAQAISQALANSPYSRLPLIRNGHIEEPLGFVHKKELLKEMLGGSQPNLERMARAPLNLLESFSIFNALEQMRSQSTHIAFVINEFGDFTGLLTMTDILESVAGELPDASEVEGPAIVEEGDGFIVNGAMSLSQVQARTGFSARATEDYQTLAGLVMSLLDRLPVVGDRLAYGGWSMTVVAVEERRVRQVRLTQSADADAAGA from the coding sequence ATGGAATGGCTAGCCGATCCAACGGCCTGGCTAGGCCTGTTGACGCTTATCGTCCTCGAGCTGGTGCTAGGTATCGACAACCTGGTGTTCATCGCCATCCTTGCCGACAAACTGCCGCCGCATCAGCGTGACCGTGCGCGAGTGATCGGCCTGAGCCTGGCGCTGATCATGCGTCTGGGCCTGCTGGCCAGTATCTCGTGGATGGTCACCCTTACCGCGCCGTTGTTCGAAGTCATGGGCAAGAGTTTCTCCGGCCGTGACCTGATCATGCTGTTCGGCGGTGTGTTCCTGCTGTTCAAAGCCACTATGGAGCTGCATGAGAGGCTGGAAGGGCATGTGACACAGGCCAGTGGCGTGCTGCGCCATGCTGCGTTCTGGCCGATCGTGGCGCAGATCGTCGTGCTCGATGCGGTGTTTTCGCTGGACGCGGTAATTACCGCGGTGGGTATGGTCGAACACCTGTCGGTGATGATGATCGCGGTCATCTTCTCGATCGGTATCATGATCGTGGCCAGTAAGCCGCTGACCCGCTTCGTCAATGCTCACCCGACGGTGATCATGCTGTGTCTGGGCTTCTTGATGATGATCGGCTTCAGCCTGACCGCCGAAGGCCTTGGGTTCCACATTCCCAAGGGCTACCTTTATGCGGCCATTGGTTTCTCGATCCTTATCGAGCTGTTCAATCAGTTGGCTCGCGCCCGTCGCAAACGCAGCCTGCAACAGCATCGTCCGCTGCGTGAGCGCACGGCTCACGCCGTTTTGCGCCTGCTGGGCGGGCGCCGGGTGGAAGCTGACGAGGTCGGTGAAGAAATTGCCGACCTGGTCGAAGGTGGCGGTGAGCAGGTGCTGTTCGACCGCCGTGAACGCGTGATGATCAGTGGTGTGTTGAACCTGGCCGAGCGACCGATCCGCACGGTGATGACCCCACGGGCGCAGGTCGATGTCATTGACCTTGCGCAACCTGCGCAGGCCATCAGCCAAGCGCTGGCCAACTCGCCCTATTCGCGTCTGCCGTTGATTCGAAATGGCCATATCGAAGAGCCGTTGGGCTTCGTACACAAGAAGGAATTGCTCAAGGAAATGCTCGGCGGCAGCCAGCCCAACCTCGAACGCATGGCCCGAGCCCCGCTGAACCTGTTGGAGAGCTTCAGTATCTTCAATGCCCTGGAGCAGATGCGCAGCCAGTCGACCCATATCGCTTTCGTGATCAATGAGTTCGGGGATTTCACCGGGCTGTTGACCATGACCGACATCCTCGAGTCGGTCGCTGGCGAATTGCCTGATGCCAGCGAGGTCGAGGGCCCAGCGATCGTCGAGGAGGGTGATGGCTTCATCGTCAATGGCGCCATGAGCCTCAGCCAGGTCCAGGCCCGCACAGGCTTCAGCGCCCGTGCCACCGAGGACTACCAGACCCTTGCAGGCCTGGTCATGAGCCTGCTGGACCGTCTGCCAGTGGTAGGTGACCGGTTAGCCTACGGTGGCTGGAGCATGACGGTGGTGGCGGTCGAGGAGCGGCGGGTACGCCAGGTGCGCCTCACACAGAGCGCCGACGCTGACGCAGCAGGTGCTTGA